The following proteins are encoded in a genomic region of Gossypium hirsutum isolate 1008001.06 chromosome D05, Gossypium_hirsutum_v2.1, whole genome shotgun sequence:
- the LOC107906581 gene encoding serine/threonine-protein phosphatase PP1 isozyme 2, with translation MGSVSMEPAVLDDIIYRLLDLKQARPGKQVQLLEGEIRQLCTVAREIFLQQPNLLELEAPIKICGDIHGQYTDLLRLFEYGGFPPDANYLFLGDYVDRGKQSLETICLLLAYKIKYPENFFLLRGNHECASINRIYGFYDECKRRFNVRLWKIFTECFNCLPVAAVIDDKILCMHGGLSPDLTNLDQIRSITRPTDVPDSGLLCDLLWSDPGRDIKGWGMNDRGVSFTFGPDRVSEFLMKNDMDLVCRAHQVVEDGYEFFSDRQLVTIFSAPNYCGEFDNAGAMMSVDESLMCSFQILKPADKRSRFI, from the exons ATGGGATCCGTTTCAATGGAACCTGCCGTTTTGGATGATATAATATATCGTTTATTGGATTTAAAACAAGCGAGGCCCGGGAAGCAAGTGCAGCTGTTGGAAGGCGAGATCCGTCAGCTTTGCACTGTCGCAAGAGAAATCTTTCTTCAACAGCCTAATCTTCTTGAGCTTGAAGCTCCCATCAAGATCTGTG GTGACATTCATGGGCAGTACACTGATCTTCTGAGGCTTTTTGAATATGGGGGCTTCCCCCCTGACGCTAATTATCTATTCCTGGGTGACTATGTTGATCGTGGCAAGCAGAGTCTAGAAACAATATGCCTTTTGCTTGCCTATAAGATCAAATATCCCGAGAACTTCTTTCTCTTGAGAGGGAATCATGAATGTGCTTCTATTAATCGGATTTATGGATTTTATGATGAATGCAAACGAAGGTTCAATGTGAGGCTTTGGAAAATCTTTACCGAGTGTTTTAACTGTCTTCCGGTGGCTGCTGTAATAGATGACAAAATATTGTGCATGCATGGTGGCCTTTCCCCTGATCTAACAAATTTAGATCAAATTAGGAGCATAACTCGTCCAACCGATGTCCCGGATTCTGGTCTCCTTTGTGATTTACTTTGGTCTGATCCTGGTAGGGATATAAAAGGCTGGGGTATGAACGATCGAGGAGTCTCATTCACATTTGGCCCAGATAGAGTCTCGGAGTTCTTAATGAAAAATGATATGGACCTTGTTTGCCGTGCCCATCAG GTTGTTGAAGATGGATACGAGTTCTTTTCTGACAGACAACTCGTGACAATATTTTCCGCTCCCAATTATTGTGGCGAATTTGATAATGCCGGGGCCATGATGAGCGTTGATGAAAGCCTGATGTGCTCTTTCCAAATTCTTAAGCCTGCAGATAAAAGGTCCAGGTTCATTTGA